One window of Leptotrichia trevisanii DSM 22070 genomic DNA carries:
- a CDS encoding lysozyme inhibitor LprI family protein, with amino-acid sequence MRKLLIAGLLLVGAVAFAGNYENGLTERMKAAEEKAQAGWDSGVRADMINASIDLDAEWEKELNKVYDLILKKLPAKEKTKFKAEQQKWIKDRETKTTKAYNNYVAEHGERMAGELSANDRLDITKTRALELAKRYDKLNKSK; translated from the coding sequence ATGAGAAAATTACTAATAGCAGGATTATTACTTGTAGGAGCAGTTGCATTTGCAGGAAATTATGAAAATGGCTTGACAGAAAGAATGAAAGCTGCAGAAGAAAAGGCACAAGCTGGATGGGATAGCGGAGTAAGAGCTGATATGATTAATGCTTCAATAGATTTGGATGCTGAGTGGGAAAAAGAACTAAATAAAGTTTATGATCTGATTCTAAAAAAATTACCGGCAAAAGAAAAAACAAAATTTAAAGCTGAGCAGCAAAAATGGATAAAAGATAGAGAAACAAAAACAACAAAGGCTTATAATAACTATGTTGCCGAACATGGAGAAAGAATGGCAGGAGAATTGTCGGCTAATGATAGATTGGATATAACAAAAACTAGAGCATTGGAATTGGCAAAAAGATATGATAAGTTAAATAAAAGCAAATAA
- a CDS encoding lysozyme inhibitor LprI family protein: MKKLLLIIAVLLVGIMSCSKSEKEEKKEVKQEVNVTAAVPVNGESGYEAEILQRMEAIKTEVQPALESGVTVDMDNATQKIGDSWEIEMNKVYKLLLSELPESEKVKLKKEQEEWTKKVKVNIEKSTEEAEGGTISGTLGGNVRVSETEERTLELAKRYDQIHKK, from the coding sequence ATGAAAAAATTACTTTTAATAATAGCAGTATTGCTAGTGGGAATTATGTCATGTTCAAAGTCTGAAAAAGAAGAAAAAAAAGAAGTGAAACAGGAGGTTAATGTAACAGCTGCAGTTCCTGTAAACGGAGAAAGCGGTTATGAAGCTGAAATATTACAAAGAATGGAGGCAATAAAAACAGAAGTTCAGCCAGCTTTGGAGTCTGGGGTGACAGTAGATATGGATAATGCAACTCAGAAAATAGGAGATTCTTGGGAAATAGAAATGAATAAGGTTTATAAATTGCTATTATCAGAACTGCCAGAAAGTGAAAAGGTAAAATTAAAAAAAGAACAGGAAGAATGGACAAAAAAAGTCAAAGTGAATATTGAAAAAAGCACTGAGGAAGCAGAAGGCGGAACAATATCAGGAACTCTAGGCGGAAATGTTCGGGTAAGCGAAACAGAGGAAAGAACTTTGGAGCTTGCCAAAAGATATGATCAGATACACAAAAAATAA
- a CDS encoding ankyrin repeat domain-containing protein, producing the protein MNKFFLFKKYKIIFIITFMFFYQGLYPVTFKYDTGENLVPKINKENADEKLLKSVLDAIRAHNNKFVKFYLSTRDNVENRKRLKDELLNPKIGVYGVQLDEESIFEGNGNLVDINARSRDGYTPIIVAIEAKNNDILKLLIENGANLYETHPVFNRTTVGTAAYYENIEALEMLLKQDSKLANVGSVVDGWTPLEDATLKANSRIVKMLLQYGANPTITDKHGGTPMDMATKFGKGEIVKILRDYIKANRGKL; encoded by the coding sequence GTGAATAAGTTTTTTTTATTTAAGAAATATAAAATAATTTTTATTATAACTTTTATGTTTTTTTATCAGGGATTATATCCTGTAACTTTTAAATATGATACTGGAGAAAATCTGGTACCAAAAATAAACAAGGAAAATGCAGATGAAAAACTTTTAAAATCAGTATTAGATGCCATACGTGCACACAATAATAAATTTGTAAAATTTTATCTTTCAACTAGAGATAATGTTGAAAATAGGAAAAGGCTCAAGGATGAACTTTTAAATCCAAAAATTGGAGTCTATGGAGTTCAGCTTGATGAAGAATCAATATTTGAGGGAAATGGGAATTTAGTAGATATAAATGCAAGGAGTAGGGATGGATATACTCCTATTATTGTTGCTATCGAAGCTAAAAATAACGATATTTTGAAACTTTTGATTGAAAATGGTGCTAATTTATATGAAACACACCCAGTTTTTAATAGGACAACAGTAGGAACTGCGGCATATTATGAAAATATTGAAGCATTAGAAATGTTACTGAAACAAGATTCAAAACTTGCGAATGTAGGAAGTGTTGTTGATGGATGGACTCCACTTGAAGACGCTACATTAAAAGCTAATTCCAGAATTGTGAAAATGTTGTTGCAATATGGGGCTAATCCTACAATTACAGATAAACATGGTGGTACCCCAATGGATATGGCAACAAAGTTTGGAAAAGGTGAAATTGTAAAAATATTAAGGGATTATATAAAGGCTAATAGGGGTAAGTTATAA
- a CDS encoding lysozyme inhibitor LprI family protein, with protein MKKLLLIIGMLLVGVVAFAGKYEDGLKERMKVAEEKLESKFEGTTADMLNASYELTDEWEKELNKVYDLILKKLPAKEQSKFKAEQSKWLNDRKVAIKKALADEEDGPKMAVFGAAGTGLSMTEERALELAKKYDKLLSK; from the coding sequence ATGAAAAAACTATTATTAATAATAGGAATGTTGCTTGTGGGAGTTGTGGCATTTGCAGGAAAATATGAAGATGGATTAAAGGAACGTATGAAAGTTGCGGAAGAAAAACTTGAATCAAAATTTGAAGGAACAACAGCTGATATGTTGAATGCCAGTTATGAATTAACAGATGAGTGGGAAAAGGAATTGAATAAAGTTTATGATTTAATTTTGAAAAAATTGCCAGCAAAAGAACAGTCAAAATTTAAGGCTGAACAGTCAAAATGGCTAAATGATAGAAAAGTGGCTATAAAAAAAGCACTGGCTGATGAAGAAGATGGGCCTAAAATGGCTGTGTTCGGAGCAGCTGGAACTGGACTTTCCATGACAGAGGAAAGAGCATTGGAATTAGCTAAAAAATATGATAAATTACTAAGTAAATAA